One window of the Silurus meridionalis isolate SWU-2019-XX chromosome 24, ASM1480568v1, whole genome shotgun sequence genome contains the following:
- the ube2f gene encoding NEDD8-conjugating enzyme UBE2F, with amino-acid sequence MLTLASKLKKEEGVRAGGASSGSQDAPHRVSIRDRLLIKEVADLEANLPSTCKVLFPDENKLHHFQLTITPDEGYYQGGKFQFEIDVPETYNMVPPKVRCLTRIWHPNIAETGEICLSLLREHSIDGTGWAPTRALKDVVWGLNSLFTDLLNFDDPLNIDAAEHHLRDKDDFRCKVQDFIKTYAR; translated from the exons ATGCTGACGCTGGCGAGTAAGCTGAAGAAGGAGGAGGGTGTGAGAGCGGGCGGAGCTTCGTCCGGCTCCCAAGACGCCCCCCACCGCGTGTCCATACGGGACCGCCTTCTCATTAAAG AAGTTGCAGACCTCGAGGCAAATCTTCCTA GTACCTGTAAGGTCCTGTTTCCTGATGAGAACAAGCTCCATCATTTTCAGCTCACCATAACTCCAG ATGAAGGGTATTACCAGGGGGGGAAGTTCCAGTTTGAAATAGATGTTCCTGAAACCTATAACATGGTG CCCCCTAAAGTGAGGTGCTTGACAAGAATATGGCACCCAAACATCGCAGAGACGGGGGAAATCTGCCTGAG CCTGCTGCGTGAACATTCAATCGATGGCACAGGGTGGGCTCCGACACGCGCGTTAAAG GACGTCGTATGGGGGTTGAATTCACTATTTACC GATCTTCTTAACTTTGATGATCCACTGAACATAGATGCAGCCGAGCACCATTTACGGGACAAG GATGACTTCAGGTGCAAAGTGCAGGACTTCATCAAAACCTATGCAAGATGA